One Coffea arabica cultivar ET-39 chromosome 5e, Coffea Arabica ET-39 HiFi, whole genome shotgun sequence DNA segment encodes these proteins:
- the LOC113743209 gene encoding uncharacterized protein gives MTDAIWKALDMMLQIIVSIIEKVISGVTRLLGKFKEKVKDIVAERAAEVSVDTGTRYWGLRSDMQLLARNLRALSSRASDIKEQVEGGERSGQQRKSEVNNWLEEVQILENDFIALQRRVQCTGPAQQGTDSRQKLREMQIQGK, from the coding sequence ATGACGGATGCAATTTGGAAGGCCTTGGATATGATGCTGCAAATCATTGTGAGCATCATTGAGAAGGTCATATCTGGAGTGACAAGACTGCTTGGCAAGTTTAAAGAGAAGGTGAAGGACATAGTAGCTGAAAGGGCTGCAGAGGTATCGGTGGATACAGGGACAAGATACTGGGGTTTGAGATCAGATATGCAATTGCTGGCTAGGAACTTGAGGGCATTGAGCAGCAGAGCATCTGACATAAAGGAGCAAGTGGAAGGAGGTGAGCGATCAGGACAACAGAGGAAATCAGAGGTGAACAATTGGTTGGAGGAAGTACAAATATTAGAGAATGATTTCATTGCATTGCAGAGAAGGGTACAATGTACTGGACCTGCCCAACAAGGGACGGATTCAAGACAGAAATTGAGAGAAATGCAGATACAGgggaaatga